Below is a genomic region from Alosa sapidissima isolate fAloSap1 chromosome 19, fAloSap1.pri, whole genome shotgun sequence.
gtgtgtgtgtgtctttgtgtgtgtgtgtgtgtgtgtgtgtgtgtgtgtgtgtgtgtgtgcacatgtgttttggcgtgtgagagaggggcagagagagtcTGATTCATTATCATTCTGATTCTTCTGGTTTGATCCCTCAGACTCGACCTCTCAGTTCCTCATTTTCGGTCGCGCACTGAACTCATCAGTGCGGCTGGATCCTCTTGACATGATGGGCAAGAAGTACAAGGTGTGCAACGGTCTAGACAACAAGCACCCGGCCCGGGACTTCTACAGCCACATCAAGCCCGAGATTGATGAGGCCATAGGCAAAGCCGTTACTTTTGACATTCTTTTCCACAACAGTGAGCATCAGGCTACACTGTTTCGCTATGGAGTGAAGAGGTCCGAGCAGGTAAAACATTCTATATTTTACATAGATATAAAGCGGTATATAAAAGTTATATGTATCATATGCATCACTGTCAGTAGTGTGTCCTACAACCCCAACCTCAGAAAAAGTTgtgacgttgtgtaaaatgcaaataaaaacagaatgcaataatctgcaaatctcgtaaactcatatttaactgcaaaaaggacacagacaacatatcaaatgttaaaaatgatatctttgactatttcatggaaaatatatgttcattttgaatttaataccagcaacatgtttcaaactAGGAAGTAAAGTAAGACTGAATGTGACCCAGCGGCCTCTGTAATGGAaactaggaaactaggatcctgtctaccaaacccccccccccccagttacttcatgtaactgttaagactatagaaatatacaacacaactacctctatttttttttaatatatgtcctatatttctattttgatacatacatgttctatatttcagtcttgcactttaatttaatgtttattgtctat
It encodes:
- the plaat1l gene encoding phospholipase A and acyltransferase 1 isoform X1, which encodes MHARRNSRLDLFPGDILEFPCNKHFSHYGVYYGERDGVAYVAHLTTRDSTSQFLIFGRALNSSVRLDPLDMMGKKYKVCNGLDNKHPARDFYSHIKPEIDEAIGKAVTFDILFHNSEHQATLFRYGVKRSEQIEKVYARIVSTWREPFEKNKL
- the plaat1l gene encoding phospholipase A and acyltransferase 1 isoform X2, with the protein product MGLRNSRLDLFPGDILEFPCNKHFSHYGVYYGERDGVAYVAHLTTRDSTSQFLIFGRALNSSVRLDPLDMMGKKYKVCNGLDNKHPARDFYSHIKPEIDEAIGKAVTFDILFHNSEHQATLFRYGVKRSEQIEKVYARIVSTWREPFEKNKL